GACAAGATCGTCGCCTTCCTCAAGACCCTGACCGGGCGCCAGCCGGAGGTGCTGATCCCCGCGCTGCCCCCTTCCGCCCCCAATACGCCGCGACCGGACCGCGCCCTGTAGCGCCCAGCGGAGCCTCCGACCGACCGGGGGCGGCCACGCGGCCGCCCTTTCTCATTCTCCGCGCCGGGCGGCCCACCACCCCCGACCCGTCACCGCGGCCAGGACAAGCAGCCCGCCGGCCAGCGCCCGCGGTCCCGGCACCTCGTGGAGCAGGAGGGCCACCCAGACCGGGTTGAGCACCGGCTCCACGGCGGCGGCCAGCGCGCCGGTGGCGGCGCGCGCCCGGCGCATGCCCAAGGCGTAGCAGAGGTAGCCCAGGCCGAACTGGCCCACCCCCAGCCCCAGCAGATGCGGCCACTGGCCGGGGGGAGGGGGCTGGCCAATCCACCAGGGCGCCAGCGCCAGCGCGGCCAGGCCGCAACCGAGCAGGGGGACGCGCAAGGGGTCGCGGCCCGCCTCGTGGCGCAGGGCCAGGATGGTGCCGGCGAAGCTGAGCCCGGCGGCCAGGGCGAGCAGGTTGCCGGCCCCCGACCCGCCCCCCAGGCGCTCCGAGAGCAGGAGGGCGAGACCGCCGAAGGCCAGGGCGACAGCGGCCAGGTCGGCCCGCCGCACCGGCTCCTTCAGCCACAAGGCGCCGAAGAGCAGCACGTAGACCGGCGCCGTGTACTGGAGCAGGATGGCGTTGGCGGCGGTGGTCAGCTTGGTGGCCGTCACGAAGCAGATCGTGTTGAGGGCGAAGCTGGCCGCGCCCAGCCAGAGGCCCCGGCCGCGCCAGGCGGCGGCGGGCGGGGGATGGCCCCTTCCGCTTCCGAGCAGGGGGCGAAGCGCCAGAAGGAAGAGGAAGGCGATGAGCGAGCGCCAGCCGGCCAGGGCCGGCCCCGCCACGTCGATCTCCTTGATCAGCCAGCCCCCCGTCGACCAGAAGAGGTTGGCGGCGAGGAGCAGCCAGAGGGTGCGGCCGGCCTGGCTCATCGGGGCGGAGGGGAGAGGGTCCCCGCCCGCCGGCGAGGCGGCGGCCCGCTCAGGCGCATGTCGTCGCCTCCCCCGGCGCCACCGGAATCACCGCTCCCCCGTCGAGCGCCAGATGCTCCAGCCCCAGGGGGGCAGCTCGAGCCGCAGGCGGCCCGCCAGCTCGCTCAGACGCCCGTCCTCCCACTCCCGCCAGGATCCGGTCAGGAGCGGATCCTCCACCTCCAGGTCCAGGGGGTCGGCGCTCAGGTTGACGGCGCAGAGCAGGTGCTGGCTGGCGTCCAGGCGCAGGAAGCTCCAGGCCGGGCCACGGCTGAGGCGGCGATAGCTCTCCGCCCCCGCCTCGGCGCGCCAGAGGGCGGGACTGGTGTGCTTGAGGCGGTTGAGCGCGGCGAACAGGGCGGCGCGCGGATGCCCGCGCCAGGGGATCTCGTCCTTCTCGAAGAAGGAGAGGCGGTGGGACAAGCCCGCCTCCTGGCCGCTGTAGATGAGGGGCATGCCGGGCAGGGTCCAGCACAGCACGCTGAAGGCATCGGCGGCGAGGCCCAGGCGTTCGTCCTCCGTGCCGTTCCAGCTGTTCTCGTCGTGATTGGTGGTGAAGCGCATCTGCAGGTGGCCGGCCGGCCAGCGTTCAGCTTCGCCCGCCACCAGGGAGTCCAGGCGCGCCACGCTCGCCTCGCCTTTCATGTAGGCGTTGCCGGCCCGGTGCAGGTCCCAGGCGTAGCTCATGTCGAAGGGGCCGGCCAGGGCCGGATCGTCCCATTCGGCCAGCATGAAAACCGGCTTGACCGCCTCCAGTCGCGAGCGGGCCTCCTCCCAGAACTCGGTGGGCACCATGCCCGCCACGTCGCAGCGATAACCGTCGATGTCCGCCTCGCGCAGCCAGAAGACGAGGGATTCGATCATCCAGGCCCGCAGGTCGGGCCGCTCGTAGTCCAGGTCGACCACGTCGCTCCAGTCGTCCACCGGCGGGCGGGGCTGGCCGTCCTCGCCGCGGGTCAGCCACTGGGGATGCTCCCGGACGATGGGGTTGTCCCAGGCGCAGTGGTTGGCCACCCAGTCCAGGATGACCCGCATGTCCAGGGCGTGGGCGGTGGCCACCAGCCGGCGCAGGTCCTCCCGCGTGCCCAGGTCCGGGTTGACGTCCCGGTAGTCGCGCACCGAATAGGGGCTGCCCAGGCCGCCCTTGCGCCTCTCCTCGCCGATGGGATGGATGGGCATGAGCCAGAGGATGTCCACCCCCAGCTCCCTCAGCCGCGGCAGGTGTTCCTGGAAGGCGGCGATGGTGCCCTCCGGCGTGTACTGGCGCAGGTTGACCTCGTAGATCACTTGGCGGGCGGGGTCGGCCGGCGCGGGCCAGGAGGCGGCGGGCTTCACGGCAAGGCAGGCCGCGGCCAGGACGGAGGCCATCCACAGGGTGGTTCGCATGGCGTGCTCCTCTCGTTGTTGCGTTGGCATGCCCCCCCC
The bacterium DNA segment above includes these coding regions:
- a CDS encoding DMT family transporter: MSQAGRTLWLLLAANLFWSTGGWLIKEIDVAGPALAGWRSLIAFLFLLALRPLLGSGRGHPPPAAAWRGRGLWLGAASFALNTICFVTATKLTTAANAILLQYTAPVYVLLFGALWLKEPVRRADLAAVALAFGGLALLLSERLGGGSGAGNLLALAAGLSFAGTILALRHEAGRDPLRVPLLGCGLAALALAPWWIGQPPPPGQWPHLLGLGVGQFGLGYLCYALGMRRARAATGALAAAVEPVLNPVWVALLLHEVPGPRALAGGLLVLAAVTGRGWWAARRGE
- a CDS encoding alpha-amylase family glycosyl hydrolase; protein product: MRTTLWMASVLAAACLAVKPAASWPAPADPARQVIYEVNLRQYTPEGTIAAFQEHLPRLRELGVDILWLMPIHPIGEERRKGGLGSPYSVRDYRDVNPDLGTREDLRRLVATAHALDMRVILDWVANHCAWDNPIVREHPQWLTRGEDGQPRPPVDDWSDVVDLDYERPDLRAWMIESLVFWLREADIDGYRCDVAGMVPTEFWEEARSRLEAVKPVFMLAEWDDPALAGPFDMSYAWDLHRAGNAYMKGEASVARLDSLVAGEAERWPAGHLQMRFTTNHDENSWNGTEDERLGLAADAFSVLCWTLPGMPLIYSGQEAGLSHRLSFFEKDEIPWRGHPRAALFAALNRLKHTSPALWRAEAGAESYRRLSRGPAWSFLRLDASQHLLCAVNLSADPLDLEVEDPLLTGSWREWEDGRLSELAGRLRLELPPWGWSIWRSTGER